DNA sequence from the Drosophila sechellia strain sech25 chromosome 3L, ASM438219v1, whole genome shotgun sequence genome:
ACACCATCTCCATTTGGCTGACGGTGACGCTGGCAGTTTGGCGCTACATAGCGGTGAGCTATCCGCAGAGGAATCGCATCTGGTGTGGAATGCGAACTACCCTGATCACCATAGCCACGGCCTATGTGGTGTGTGTCCTGGTGGTGTCACCTTGGCTGTACCTGGTCACAGCCATTGCCAAGTTCCTGGAGACTTTGGATGCCAATGGCAAGACGATCGCCTCAGTTCCATTGAGTCAGTACATCCTGGACTACAATCGCCAGGATGAGGTGACCATGCAGGTCATGTCGAGTACAACGCCAGATGTTTCCTGGGCGATACCAAGTTATTCGGCCAATGGAACTGCATCTAGTTTGCTGAGTCTTACCACAGTGATACCCCTAACCACTTTAAGCACTGGAATAACCACATCCTCGGCGATGGGTGAGCGCAATGTGACTGTCTATAAGCTGTATCACAGTGCACTGGCGTTGCATGATCGGCAGTTCAGGAATGCGACCTTCCTTATATACAGTGTCCTGATCAAGCTGATTCCCTGCTTCGCACTGACCATTCTTTCTGTGCGGCTCATCGGGGCGCTATTGGAGGCCAAAAGGAGGCGAAAGATCCTGGCCTGCCATGCAGCCAACGATATGCAGCCAATTGTCAATGGAAAGGTGGTAACTCCGACCCAACCCAAGAGCTGTAAGCTgctggagaaggagaagcAGACCGATCGCACCACGAGGATGCTCCTGGCGGTCCTGCTGCTCTTTCTGGTCACCGAGTTTCCGCAGGGCATTATGGGTCTGCTGAATGTGCTCTTGGGCGACGCCTTCTTCCTGCAATGTTACCTAAAGCTGAGTAAGTATTCCAGGATTAAGACACCCACTCCTCCGCTGTCTGTAACCCGCAATTGCTTTATTGGGTATGATAATTGAGTGAATTTATGGTTGCTGTTTGGGTGGGCCCAGTTTGGCACATTCATCAATCATACGCGCCGTTGGCTGCCATAATTGCACCACAAATTTGAGGCTTCAATGTAGGCCTGGCCTTGACGTGTTCAATAAGTGTACATTTTGTTTATCTAGTACACCCAAAATAAAGTAGTCTAACATTTAAAACTCCTCAGATACTATTAAATTaagtaattttattttatttgtgtaaaaataaaaaactgaaataaaaaatagctATTATATGTTTTTTAAAGTGTTGGGAGTATAAAATCGAATCGCCCTTGACCTTTATCATTGCCCTGCCCATAGATGGCGTGTTGGTGGCACCCGGCATTTATGGCATTTCGATTTTTTCGTTTCAGGTGACCTTATGGACATCTTGGCGCTTATTAATTCGAGCATCAACTTTATCCTGTACTGCTCGATGAGCCGCCAGTTCCGAAGCACGTTCGCGCTCCTCTTCCGTCCGCGCTGGCTGGACAAATGGCTGCCGCTGTCGCAGCACGACGGCGAGGGAAGGGTCGGCGGAAGTGGCGGCCTGGGCGGCTACGGCGGATATGGACGGCAGCGGTTGCTGCACACGGATGCCGTTAGCAAGAGCATGGCCATCGATCTCGGGCTGACGACCCAAGTGACAAATGTGTAGCAGGAGAGCAGCGGCCGGGCGGCGATGTCGGCCGCAGCCGGCGGAGCAGCTGCATCGGTGGCTCTGGCCCTGGCAGCCACTGATGTTGATGGATGTCCGGCTGCCACCGATGCTGCTGTTTCCACTAACGACATCAGCCTGGTCGAGAAGCTACATTTGCAGCCCAGTCAAAAGGGGACTGCGATATCCAGTGGCCAGCATCGAAGGCGCCGCAGTGGGAGTGGCACAAAGTGCATCTGGCCTACGACGGACTGGCTGAGGAAGCTGCGTAACCAGAAGGCTAGGGAAGCGGAGGCATCCTCCGACCAGGACATAGAGCTGGGCAAGAGTTCCATCAACAGGCGCAGCAGTGTCCTTCTAATGGTATTATTAAGCAGCTCCGATGAGGTTAAAGCCAAGGCGGTTTTGGTCAGTGAGCAGCCGCCGAGTCCAGCGGACGAAGATGTGGAAGACGCCATCGACGCCCTCTGGCTGTGAGACGAACCCTCACTTCCATTTTGTACGCCCTGTAAATTATCCAAGTAGCCACTAATATTTAACTACCGTGTACAGACCAATTATTGAGACAAATTGTTCTGCGCTGATTCCATTATTTTCCCGCCAGCGTTGTCTTGGCGAATCGAGAGCCCCTTTCGCTGAGGCTTTGCTCTGCTGGAAAATGAGTGGGTTTTCCTCGAAAGGACTCCCTGGAAGCAGCCTGCAACATTTTGTGACCACATTTGATAAGTGATATACTTGACTAAGTTTCCTCCCATTAATAGTTGTGTAAGTGCTAAGCTCGTTTTTAGATAAAAAACGAATTAGTCATAGTCTAACTATTAATTAAGATATATTGATGCAACAATTTGGAAGCTAAGAgattaaatttctttttatattgaataaatgTTTTTTCGAAGGAATCGgggtttcatttcatttttaatttacttatgGTAAGTGTGATTGCGacactttgtttttattaaacgGAATTTATATTGAACTTTAATAAACAACCTTTTCGGGAATGCTTTTGGATGCATTTGGCTGCGGCGAATGGCTGTTTAATTTCATTCGTTGAGTTTCATTTTCGGGAGATTTACTGCCGACAAAAACACAGTGATTGGCACTCAAACATCAAGGACCCGTATTGCCTTGGTCCTTCAGGCTATCCTACTGGCATAAGGACGAATAATATAAACGCACAACTGACAGTAAAAAGTGACTGAGCGCAAATGGCAACGTTGAGAACGTCAAGGGCGTTGATTAATTGTAATTTTAATCAAAGGGCGAGCCGAATTTGTCAACAGCGTTCGAGTGGGAGTGGAACACGCacagaaacaaataaaaggaCTAAAACTGATGACCCAATTCGTAGCTGCTAATGGCCAGCAGTTTCAGGACGAAGATCTAGCAATAGATATGATGTATTACCCGAATCGAAGGGGCTGCAAACTCAGGAAATACGCGGCATCGATTGCGATGTCAAAagttaaatttgaaattacaAAATGCTAAGTGTTCATCGTTCATGCTTCTGTCCCGAGGGTCCTACCATAAATTCTGATAAAGGACCTCCCAATCTTGAATGGGAGTTCCAGTTGGACATTCAATTCCCAGCCATCATAATAACTTCATACTTACTGTTTTGAATGAGTGCCTTAAAAGTGCATAAATTCAAGTTTTTAATAAATGCCTAATTTGTAATTGTCACTGATTTCATATGATTTGGATTTGGCTCACAACGGTGATTGCATATTTGATGAACTGAATTATGGAAATGACTTTCTTAGTCATGTGACAAAAACCAGACAAGATAGAGAACATAAATGGTAAATTCATCATAATTTAAGACACATTAAGATGCCGATTACCAGTTATGCCATCATAAAAGAGCAAAGTTATATTTCTCGAAGTAGATTAACAGCTCGCACTAAAGGGTTTCTGCTGTCATGTGCAGTTCCATGAAACTCTGCTAGATTTGGCCCtgtaataatattttctctCGAAAAACACAATTAGAAACCAATTTATGGTTGCAATCCAATAAGCCAAAGCTCAGGTATTTGCCTTAAATTACAGTTTGGGGGACATCTGTAAATCCCACATTGTATTTACAATTTGCAGACACAAGCcgatgaaatgaaataaaaacactAGCCCCGAATCAATAGAGTCCATCTCTTACAACGCATAGCCAGTTAAATGCCATTGAAAATATATGAATGGCCATTCGATAAGGTCGTCAACTCATACAGACTCCAACGATTCCAGCTTGGTCAATTCCCTCTTTGTTCGCAAAGGCACTGAAatagtttaaattaaaataaataagataaaCGAATTGGCAACTGAAATCTATTTAAAAGAACATTCTATGTGCTAAGTGTTGTCTTTGATTTTATATTCATGCCAAGTTCATTGAATTCACTAtctattttaagtttttttttttctgtgtagaGAAATTGCCAAGTTAACTCGGTTTGCAGCTCTTTTTAGACTGCCAAAGGTACAGAAGTGGAGCGTCGGATAGAAAGTGTGGACAGGATGGGAAAAGCGatataaatgaaaatgtaatcaaaggggTTGGGCTAGCGAGTGTCCGAGGGTCAAAGGACAaacatggaaaataaaactagTCTCTGAAATCCCTAAGCTCCCCTAACTCGTCACACATTTGTTACTGGAAAGTTTGTGGTTCGGCAACATCGAAACTTTTCCATGCATTTGGTTCAATTTGGGGTCACTTTAGTGCTGCTAACATGCGAAAGACTTTAACGTATTAAATGGAAACACTCCACGGGACTTAAGCATAAATTAAGCTGAAGAACTAAACTATTTGGAGTTTGATTAATAAATTACGGCCATTTTGGCATACTAGTTTCTAAAGTTCTGCATCTTTCACATAAAtcttttaaaataaacaaataaccATTAAAATAACCATTTCAATCATTTCCGTTTAATTCACCCCCgaaacttttgcaataaatgaACAACTCCCAGCCATTAAATTGCAACAAAGCTAATTATGCAACTAGTAGTACTAGTGAACCTTCTGGGCGAAAAATCAAATTACAAATTCTTCCGACGAAATTTGTTAATATTCCACACCAATTTCCGCTGAATTATCGCCAGTAGCCTTAATTATAAAATCAACCCCGGGCaaattttaaatgcaattgcTACAAATTTCATTGAATTAAGCGCACATCAAGGCCAAAAAATTGAGGGCCAAAAGACCTTGGCtgtgaaaattttcggctatTTAACAATGGCCAAAATGTGCGCGCCAGTTGGTGGCCCAGCAGAAAGGGCAGAAAAATTACCATACTTGCCCGGAGGGTAGGGAAGAAAACTCAAATCGAAACAGCCCCATTCCTATGGCTCCTCCCTAATTAGCAACTAATTTTTGCTACCACGATGTGTGAACGTGTTTGCCAAACAACTGCATGTCAAAGTTAGAGGGATTCCAGTCGAAATGGTGTTTCAAAATGTGGAAAAATGGCTTATGTGCAGAAATAATATTTAGATCTGTAGCACTGGGAACCAGAATTTCTTGTAATTTACAACGGCTGAAAGAAATTCCTTTCATATATTAACTTTCATATACATTAACGCCTCCGCGAATTTGTTCGTGCTGCAAGGCCATTtctattactcatacgcagtgttgcCAGCGGTTATTTATGCCAAGTCGTTAGCTCGAACTCATTGACAGCTGTGGCTCTTGACGCCCTCGCAACATGTGAATATTGTTTACAAGCCCGGCTTTTGTCAAGTGGTAGAAGGCGGGGAAAAATATTATCACACATCCACGATAAGGAAATTGGTAACTCAAAAGCATTCCCACCACTTGAACATGATAGATTGTGCCAAAATGTCCAATACTAGCAGGCAACAATTTCTTGCCCTTAATCATTAATCAAATTCTTGGGGGCTTTTAAAGGAGAAGGCTTTTTTAAAACGCTCACGCAACCTGTGTGTAATGTCCCCTCGTAAATGCGCAAAAAACCCCAAATCGCAATAGATTTTTTCGCTAGCTCGTGTGCCGCGCAGAACAAACAAACTGTAGTCATTTGTCAACAAAGTtgataaatgttttaattacgGCCCACGCCCCAGTTGGTGACCAGGGCGAAAGGGAGGGCTTTTGCTCTATTGGATGAGGAATGGCTTgggatttaattaaaatgccttACTTAAGAGATTACGAACTAAATCATTCTGCCCTTTGGAGTGGTTCATTAGTTAAATGAATCAGTTGTTATCACCCGATCTGATATTCACTTTTTGTGTCTAATGTCGAACAGCCACGAAAAAGATTCTAAATTATTCAGCGAAAGTCGGATAAGCCGGCAGCTACAGACAGGCGGAGGCAGCACTGATTTATGCTGATGTTTTCCTATGGTTaggcatttgcatttggcccATGGAAATGGCAAAATACTCGTATTTATTTGCCAAATCAGAGCCAGCGGAGCCAGACGAGTGCACGTGCCATTGGTAATTGATTGATTGTAAGCAAACACGGGGCAACAGCTGACAAGATAAGCAAACAGCAGTCAGCTCACATAATCCGAAAATTCTGGTAgcgttttcaattttcatttcaCCCATTTTGGTGAGCGCCTTATGATTAAAGCCTGAAGAGGTTACCAatttatttccaaattaaGGGAGCATTTCTTGGAAAAACTGCTTGAGAAAAACCCTTTGAATTTAAAGAGCTATTGACCCCAAAAAGTGAAGGACCAACTCTGTAGTTTCCCCGAAATTGAGCCGCTTGCTCCTTAAAACCGACTTAATTGCTTTTCAATAACAAAACAATGTTCTGGCCTGCCGATCCGTTGAAAACACGCAATGTCGAGCCAAAAAGTcgtaaaaaaaatgcaaacaacTGGTGCGGGCCCAAATCTCATTAAACACACAGTCGGCAAACGGAAACAAGGATAACACTACACAACTACAATACTTCAGTACACTGCAACAAATGCCCTGTTGCGTGCTATTTGTCATTTCGGATTGCGAACGGATGCCAGTGGCCCAGTTAAAGGCGGCGGGGGCGTGACCGCCGACCGTTCGACAACAATTGTTCCGGAGTATGCGAAAATGGGCAAAACTTTCCTTGTTTATGGCTGAATAAATTGTTGGGCTCGCCTTTTGCTTTTCTTGCTCCACCAATTGGCTGAAGGTGTCTACAGGTACGAAAGGCGGAAACGAACAAGGAGCAGCTAGGAAAAGTAGGCAGGGGTAACTTGGAAAGCACCTGTCAGCAGGGTCTGTGCTGGATATTCTT
Encoded proteins:
- the LOC6610473 gene encoding sex peptide receptor encodes the protein MVTNMSQPHYCGTGIDDFHTNYKYFHGYFSLIVCILGTIANTLNIIVLTRREMRSPTNAILTGLAVADLAVMLEYIPYTVHDYILSARLPREEQLSYSWACFIKFHSVFPQVLHTISIWLTVTLAVWRYIAVSYPQRNRIWCGMRTTLITIATAYVVCVLVVSPWLYLVTAIAKFLETLDANGKTIASVPLSQYILDYNRQDEVTMQVMSSTTPDVSWAIPSYSANGTASSLLSLTTVIPLTTLSTGITTSSAMGERNVTVYKLYHSALALHDRQFRNATFLIYSVLIKLIPCFALTILSVRLIGALLEAKRRRKILACHAANDMQPIVNGKVVTPTQPKSCKLLEKEKQTDRTTRMLLAVLLLFLVTEFPQGIMGLLNVLLGDAFFLQCYLKLSDLMDILALINSSINFILYCSMSRQFRSTFALLFRPRWLDKWLPLSQHDGEGRVGGSGGLGGYGGYGRQRLLHTDAVSKSMAIDLGLTTQVTNV